Proteins from a genomic interval of Treponema brennaborense DSM 12168:
- a CDS encoding response regulator produces the protein MQMQSGGRLHKQIHTLSLLVFGVLSGMGLFTGCSDRLSAVFQHGTVVSADSAYGYADESGMLTVTQIASLRKENALPPAFSERGVPDCGGSYWLAADLPDAAVCTEPLVVYLGPGIVARADLYAYRRSPDSASAQLVLLDSAGYRAANDEKRIVSWRTVLEIPPEFSGGTVFVRIERGGPFAVFWDFYPVSVFYARMSVLLSLQLLLLGGMCAAAAGFAFFFFVKREKLFSYLCLFSVFSALYQCAEKGFGAAYLWNVFADTRFFARIGFVFLAAAFFSVQAIFIRTALGHYSEHRGRPARRRFVFFCVCTVCVAVSYLLPADMKIPYVAAGLIASVCFAYAVYGVLKKIGCRRAVSAALCFYPIALFVFRSYCVCLPAGLYTLPFRAAAAVDFYFGYDAVFVLTAVIGCCAVRPQLEAQRFRLIHSQLAPILTGVARDLMTPITLLRNMLGDAGYMPETIASFVRIFADGCTRMADAAFLAKTLDEQERSVAVMRKNCVPVAFVPLFKNISDSFMPYLELHGKRLEFSADCRDRAAVYAFPLFLKTVCYNIFNTAVTYGAENAPVRVELNWDPDTENLVYRVHVTSGVPVPPQPFYEQVLNVGQGFVSRICALYGGVFSTDCRPESGNGTSPRYTRYTAVFTASLFLQTCAAGVFAERGDSCVSGFSCDSAEFGPFCPPGGTVQPAAALLPVLHKSTVLLVTDDVALLRLLSGLFADSARVVTAGHGQSALEVMQKTVPDIVIADMQLPVMSGGTLYRLCRGSSQLSHIPFLMMCEGSDSRARHELLADGVLDFVVKPIEPDELFLKACAVLSVCAGVRKKYAQTVLQLVTEAAETNACAERSPFGGDFRPEMAPQQTARTALYAKRNLSPREIEIGELLYDNYSNKQIAERLGIAVSTVATHIQHIYEKCSVRNRNEWIRFMTGM, from the coding sequence ATGCAGATGCAATCCGGCGGACGGTTACATAAACAGATACATACGCTTTCTCTGCTCGTATTCGGCGTTTTGAGCGGTATGGGCCTGTTTACCGGCTGCTCAGATCGGCTTTCGGCCGTTTTTCAGCACGGAACGGTCGTGAGCGCAGATTCCGCGTACGGGTACGCCGATGAATCGGGAATGCTGACCGTAACGCAGATCGCTTCTTTGCGGAAAGAAAACGCGCTGCCACCGGCGTTCTCCGAGCGGGGTGTGCCTGATTGCGGCGGTTCGTATTGGCTTGCAGCGGACTTGCCCGACGCGGCTGTCTGCACGGAGCCGCTCGTCGTTTATTTGGGACCGGGAATCGTGGCGCGTGCGGATTTATACGCATATCGCCGTTCGCCGGATTCCGCGTCGGCGCAGTTAGTCCTGCTCGATTCCGCCGGATATCGTGCGGCAAACGATGAAAAACGTATCGTATCATGGCGAACCGTGCTGGAAATTCCTCCGGAATTTTCGGGCGGTACGGTTTTTGTTCGTATCGAACGCGGCGGGCCCTTTGCCGTATTTTGGGATTTTTATCCGGTAAGCGTTTTTTACGCGCGGATGTCGGTACTTTTATCGCTGCAATTGCTGCTGTTGGGCGGCATGTGCGCGGCCGCCGCCGGATTTGCGTTTTTTTTCTTTGTGAAAAGGGAAAAACTGTTTTCGTATCTGTGTCTGTTCAGCGTCTTTTCCGCGCTGTATCAATGTGCGGAAAAAGGATTCGGCGCCGCTTATCTATGGAACGTTTTTGCGGATACCCGTTTTTTTGCGCGTATCGGATTCGTTTTTCTGGCAGCTGCCTTTTTTTCGGTACAGGCAATTTTTATCCGTACCGCCCTCGGACATTATTCGGAACACCGCGGCCGTCCGGCTCGGCGACGCTTCGTCTTTTTTTGCGTATGTACGGTTTGCGTCGCCGTATCGTACCTGCTGCCTGCGGACATGAAAATTCCGTATGTCGCCGCCGGGCTGATTGCGAGTGTGTGTTTTGCGTACGCTGTGTACGGCGTGCTGAAAAAAATCGGCTGCCGCCGCGCCGTTTCCGCGGCGCTTTGTTTTTATCCGATCGCACTGTTCGTGTTCCGTTCGTACTGCGTGTGTCTGCCGGCCGGCTTGTACACCCTGCCGTTCAGAGCAGCCGCTGCGGTCGATTTTTATTTCGGCTACGACGCGGTGTTCGTTTTGACCGCGGTGATCGGTTGTTGCGCCGTCCGTCCGCAGCTTGAAGCGCAGCGATTTCGCCTCATACATTCGCAGCTGGCTCCAATTTTGACCGGAGTTGCACGGGACCTGATGACGCCGATTACGCTGCTGCGGAATATGCTCGGCGACGCCGGCTATATGCCGGAAACGATTGCGTCGTTCGTCCGGATTTTTGCGGACGGCTGTACGAGAATGGCCGACGCCGCGTTTTTGGCAAAGACGCTGGACGAGCAGGAGCGCAGTGTTGCCGTCATGCGGAAAAACTGTGTTCCGGTTGCGTTCGTACCGCTTTTTAAAAACATTTCCGACAGTTTTATGCCGTATTTGGAACTGCACGGCAAACGCTTGGAATTTTCCGCGGATTGCCGAGACCGGGCAGCCGTATATGCGTTTCCGCTGTTTCTGAAAACGGTCTGCTATAACATATTCAATACGGCGGTAACATACGGCGCTGAAAACGCCCCCGTTCGGGTGGAGCTGAATTGGGATCCCGATACGGAAAACCTCGTATATCGTGTGCACGTTACGAGCGGTGTGCCGGTTCCGCCGCAGCCTTTTTACGAACAAGTGCTGAACGTCGGACAGGGCTTCGTTTCCCGTATCTGCGCGCTTTACGGCGGCGTTTTTTCGACAGACTGCCGGCCGGAATCGGGAAACGGAACGTCTCCCCGTTATACCCGCTATACCGCGGTTTTTACGGCGTCCCTTTTCTTGCAGACTTGCGCCGCCGGCGTTTTTGCGGAGCGGGGCGATTCCTGTGTTTCCGGTTTTTCTTGCGATTCTGCGGAATTCGGGCCGTTTTGTCCGCCGGGCGGTACGGTTCAGCCGGCCGCCGCGCTGCTGCCGGTTCTGCATAAAAGTACCGTTTTATTGGTTACTGATGATGTTGCGCTGCTTCGGCTGCTGTCCGGCCTGTTCGCCGACAGCGCTCGCGTGGTTACCGCAGGGCACGGACAAAGCGCGCTTGAAGTAATGCAGAAAACCGTACCCGATATCGTTATAGCGGATATGCAGTTGCCCGTTATGAGCGGCGGTACGTTGTACCGCCTGTGCCGTGGCAGCAGTCAATTGAGTCACATTCCGTTTCTTATGATGTGCGAAGGATCCGATTCGCGCGCGCGGCACGAACTGCTTGCGGACGGCGTACTCGATTTTGTCGTAAAACCGATTGAGCCGGACGAATTGTTTCTGAAAGCCTGCGCCGTTTTATCGGTATGCGCCGGCGTGCGTAAAAAATATGCGCAGACTGTTTTGCAGCTGGTTACGGAAGCGGCGGAAACGAACGCCTGTGCTGAACGATCTCCGTTCGGCGGCGACTTCAGACCGGAAATGGCGCCGCAGCAGACGGCGCGCACCGCGTTATATGCAAAACGGAATCTGTCTCCCCGTGAAATCGAAATCGGAGAACTTCTGTACGATAATTACAGCAACAAGCAGATTGCGGAGCGTTTGGGTATAGCGGTAAGCACCGTTGCGACGCATATTCAGCATATTTATGAAAAATGCAGCGTTCGGAACCGTAACGAATGGATACGGTTCATGACCGGAATGTAA
- a CDS encoding ARMT1-like domain-containing protein — translation MSVSCYGRLSASEPDSFAGRTVDTRFPLIYSECCGGDYGRLLRETIVSGVFQHTVLTAESQALFEAKLRPYAGLPLGVFFHKAPFLLAEFYFHHLLLELREYGCNRFDFFAAKKELAYCRRIESFRRILHELFLLKRTYGSLSAASGSGSHAAFDAWHLFFTECNAVLLCDESAAALDYLVRRNDRTARIDIVCADSGPELFADIYLACTLLCFGLAERVVFHVKPYPFLERNATVADFYRLAAELTADGNNKTLADFIARKKISVRTADFWILPCTFDEMPFGLCSYFSESALVVIKGDTNYRRLVQDIRWPHTDSFALRSVLHTLPVAASRLVRSEVVTGLSPAVAVSVPDFICGSESYEPSGKNCGVIQCSIPAAIPAAGAGRNQISFRIR, via the coding sequence ATGAGTGTTTCCTGTTACGGGAGGTTGTCCGCAAGTGAACCGGATTCTTTTGCCGGAAGAACGGTTGATACCCGTTTTCCGCTGATTTACAGCGAATGCTGCGGCGGTGATTACGGACGTCTGCTTCGTGAAACGATCGTTTCCGGCGTGTTTCAGCATACCGTTTTAACCGCCGAATCGCAGGCGCTGTTTGAAGCAAAACTCAGGCCGTATGCGGGGCTTCCGCTCGGTGTCTTTTTTCATAAAGCGCCGTTTTTGCTTGCTGAATTTTATTTTCACCATCTGCTGCTCGAACTGCGCGAGTACGGCTGCAATCGGTTCGATTTTTTTGCGGCAAAAAAAGAACTTGCCTATTGCCGGCGGATAGAGTCGTTCCGCCGGATTTTACACGAGTTATTTCTATTAAAGCGGACTTACGGCAGTTTATCCGCTGCGTCCGGGAGCGGCAGTCATGCGGCGTTTGACGCGTGGCATCTTTTTTTTACGGAGTGCAACGCGGTGTTGCTGTGCGACGAATCGGCTGCGGCGCTCGATTACCTCGTGCGGCGGAACGATCGGACTGCGCGAATTGATATTGTGTGTGCGGACAGCGGGCCGGAACTGTTTGCCGACATATATTTGGCGTGTACTTTGCTGTGCTTCGGTCTTGCGGAGCGCGTCGTATTTCATGTAAAACCGTATCCGTTTTTGGAACGGAACGCTACCGTCGCCGATTTTTACCGGCTCGCGGCCGAATTGACGGCGGACGGAAACAATAAAACGCTGGCGGATTTTATCGCAAGAAAAAAGATTTCCGTCCGAACCGCCGATTTTTGGATTTTGCCGTGCACGTTCGATGAAATGCCGTTCGGCCTGTGCAGTTACTTTTCGGAAAGTGCCTTGGTGGTAATAAAAGGTGACACGAATTACCGGCGGTTGGTGCAGGATATCAGGTGGCCTCATACGGACAGCTTCGCTTTGCGCAGCGTTTTGCACACGCTGCCGGTAGCCGCGTCCCGGCTCGTGCGTTCCGAAGTCGTAACCGGTCTCAGTCCCGCGGTTGCCGTTTCCGTACCGGATTTTATCTGCGGTTCAGAATCGTACGAGCCGTCGGGTAAGAACTGCGGTGTGATTCAATGCTCGATTCCCGCCGCGATACCGGCGGCAGGCGCTGGCCGGAATCAGATATCGTTCCGCATCCGCTGA
- a CDS encoding vWA domain-containing protein: MKRVEFAICALLFAGSAAVCSAGDLHLGTEDLRIERETDVPAGTAPGFHLYIRKKPDINSVLLTETTKDPTGTEANYAFRAKTLNPINGNELRMLNGAPLTSQYAKYSIIDSTPEPDAEFGQAFHLYIPSEIEFGYPWTRNGTVKIARGTFINIRAFGARYGDYTDGFADNPFMFDLGQPKKAENTPAEKTENKVVLTEKYSPEAAASFSDIARFAGGSVTYSDGPETIVDDIMRSLASINPKETVDVVFALDTTGSMKDDIQQLRSELIPQLTETLADFGSLRLGLLLYRDYGDNYRTDGLPVKYFPFTQDIGQFMKALNSFTIYGTEGGDVPEAVYEALYASMDFYPWNPAAQRKIILIGDAEAHPVPRGTKKYTRELVEATALARDIVIDAVITPDGKTARDRK, from the coding sequence ATGAAAAGAGTCGAGTTCGCAATATGCGCGCTGCTGTTCGCAGGCTCAGCGGCAGTTTGTTCAGCCGGGGACCTGCACCTCGGAACGGAAGATCTCCGCATCGAGCGGGAAACGGATGTTCCAGCCGGAACGGCGCCGGGATTTCATCTTTATATCCGCAAAAAACCCGATATAAATTCCGTACTGCTGACTGAAACCACAAAAGATCCGACCGGAACGGAAGCGAACTACGCTTTTCGGGCAAAAACGCTGAATCCGATAAACGGAAACGAACTGCGTATGCTGAACGGAGCGCCGCTCACTTCCCAATACGCAAAATACAGCATCATCGACTCAACTCCGGAACCGGACGCGGAATTCGGGCAGGCGTTCCATTTATATATTCCGTCTGAAATCGAATTCGGCTATCCCTGGACTCGGAACGGAACCGTTAAAATTGCGCGCGGAACGTTTATCAACATACGCGCATTCGGCGCCCGATACGGAGACTATACGGACGGATTTGCCGATAATCCGTTTATGTTCGATTTGGGACAGCCCAAAAAGGCCGAAAACACACCGGCAGAAAAAACGGAAAATAAAGTCGTTTTAACTGAAAAATACAGTCCCGAAGCGGCCGCGTCTTTTTCCGATATCGCACGCTTTGCCGGCGGCAGTGTCACCTATTCGGACGGTCCGGAAACGATCGTCGACGACATTATGCGTTCGCTGGCCTCGATAAATCCCAAAGAAACGGTCGACGTCGTATTCGCACTGGATACGACCGGCAGCATGAAAGACGATATCCAGCAGCTGCGCAGCGAACTGATTCCGCAGCTCACCGAGACGCTCGCCGATTTCGGCAGTCTCAGACTCGGTCTGCTGTTATACCGGGATTACGGAGACAATTACCGCACGGACGGACTGCCGGTAAAATATTTTCCGTTCACGCAGGATATCGGGCAGTTCATGAAAGCACTCAATTCGTTTACGATATACGGAACCGAAGGCGGAGACGTTCCCGAAGCAGTGTACGAAGCGCTGTACGCCTCGATGGATTTTTATCCGTGGAATCCTGCAGCGCAGCGGAAAATCATTCTTATCGGCGACGCGGAAGCACATCCCGTTCCGCGCGGAACAAAAAAGTACACGCGCGAACTGGTTGAAGCGACGGCGCTCGCACGCGATATCGTGATCGACGCAGTCATTACGCCGGACGGAAAAACGGCCCGCGACAGAAAATAA
- a CDS encoding tetratricopeptide repeat protein has translation MKQTRFFITVFCLCAAAVMGGCYSVPKTIPEDLSAEELVQLAQSSFDAGNIKAAEVYYETIIKRYGNDINLLVEAEFEIAHLKVKQGKWEEAVPMLNRILSYYESDESGYLSAAYKKLVLIDLAKAPEHMLEKAAPPESEQSATESVAAEPAAAESAE, from the coding sequence ATGAAACAGACACGTTTTTTTATCACGGTATTTTGCCTTTGTGCGGCGGCCGTTATGGGCGGGTGTTATTCCGTTCCCAAAACGATTCCCGAAGATCTTTCCGCCGAAGAATTGGTTCAGCTTGCGCAGTCCAGTTTTGACGCGGGAAACATCAAGGCTGCGGAAGTTTATTATGAAACGATCATCAAACGGTACGGCAACGACATAAATCTGCTCGTTGAGGCGGAATTCGAGATCGCGCATTTGAAAGTCAAGCAGGGTAAGTGGGAAGAAGCGGTTCCCATGCTGAACCGGATCCTCTCTTATTACGAGAGCGACGAATCGGGTTATTTGTCTGCTGCGTATAAAAAGCTGGTACTGATCGATTTGGCAAAAGCGCCGGAACATATGCTTGAAAAAGCTGCGCCGCCGGAGAGCGAGCAGTCGGCAACCGAGTCTGTCGCTGCCGAGCCTGCCGCCGCTGAATCTGCCGAGTAA
- a CDS encoding helix-turn-helix domain-containing protein — protein sequence MEKLKIIVGDNIRRLRREYGWTQAYVAENLGVTAPFLTMIESGQRGMSLDLIEKLSELFDVPAASFFVQYSDTSAGVSRQELAALKKRLTLKMIKVIEETLSETNT from the coding sequence ATGGAAAAATTAAAAATAATTGTAGGAGATAATATACGGCGATTGCGGCGCGAGTACGGATGGACTCAGGCATATGTAGCAGAGAATCTCGGTGTAACCGCTCCGTTTCTGACAATGATTGAATCAGGCCAGAGAGGTATGTCTCTTGATCTCATAGAAAAACTCAGCGAACTATTCGATGTTCCCGCTGCATCCTTTTTTGTTCAGTACAGCGATACTTCCGCCGGCGTTTCAAGGCAGGAACTCGCTGCTCTCAAAAAACGCCTGACGCTCAAAATGATAAAAGTAATAGAAGAAACGCTTTCAGAAACTAACACATAG
- a CDS encoding helix-turn-helix domain-containing protein, protein MNCIGKEIDYAAIGRRIKKYRWESNISQEELADAVGVSTTHMSHIETGGTKLSLGVFVKIADALQISADLLLNGDRATSKLSEIDELFSASDERQSRILLEITRAAKNALDRERV, encoded by the coding sequence ATGAATTGCATAGGCAAAGAAATTGATTATGCCGCTATAGGCAGGCGGATAAAAAAATATCGTTGGGAAAGCAATATATCTCAGGAAGAGCTTGCGGATGCGGTAGGCGTTTCGACTACGCACATGAGCCACATCGAAACGGGAGGAACAAAACTGAGTCTCGGCGTCTTTGTTAAAATTGCCGACGCACTTCAGATTTCCGCAGATCTGCTTCTGAACGGGGATCGTGCCACCTCAAAATTATCGGAAATCGATGAACTTTTTTCGGCAAGCGACGAGCGGCAATCCAGAATCCTTCTTGAAATTACACGCGCCGCAAAGAACGCACTTGACAGAGAACGGGTTTAG
- a CDS encoding acyltransferase family protein: MSGKSIQNKRQFFAVSDVPCENAFQFLRFACCMIVIYEHAVMLTENPFPCLNLRGIAVKIFFILSGFWVTRSFLQSSTISTYALKRVRKIFPQYAATVILCAVLLFPFSNLGMREYFLNADFFKYLAANLLTLNFLCPTLPGVFGGMILDGSVNGSLWTIKVEIGFYIALPFIVFLIKKIISLSSNTSERYGGGA, encoded by the coding sequence ATGAGCGGAAAGAGTATTCAAAATAAAAGACAATTTTTTGCAGTTTCCGATGTTCCGTGTGAAAATGCATTCCAGTTTCTTCGTTTTGCATGCTGCATGATAGTGATTTACGAACACGCAGTAATGCTAACGGAAAATCCTTTTCCTTGTCTGAACTTGCGCGGAATTGCGGTAAAGATATTTTTTATTCTAAGCGGATTCTGGGTAACGCGCTCTTTTTTGCAAAGTTCCACGATAAGCACTTATGCACTTAAACGGGTACGGAAAATCTTTCCTCAGTACGCGGCAACAGTCATTCTGTGTGCAGTACTGCTCTTCCCGTTTTCAAACCTCGGTATGCGCGAATATTTTTTGAATGCAGATTTTTTCAAGTATCTGGCGGCAAATCTTTTAACGCTCAATTTTCTTTGTCCGACGCTTCCCGGAGTTTTTGGGGGAATGATTTTGGACGGAAGCGTGAACGGTTCGCTTTGGACTATCAAAGTTGAAATCGGCTTTTATATTGCGCTGCCTTTCATTGTCTTTCTGATAAAAAAGATAATCAGTCTATCAAGCAATACGTCAGAAAGGTATGGGGGGGGGGCATAA
- a CDS encoding glycosyltransferase translates to MSGNKLTASVVLYDTPHAQIESVMKSVLDSRRVERLYIIDNSPNDKWRILEKKYPFIRYIHNENLGYGASHNLAMQEAIEDGSVYHVVLNPDIRFNAEVLPFLVDFMEQNHDAAYVLPKVIFPDGELQYLCKLLPTPGDLIFRRFVPSAGFLKKWKERKDARYCLKNSGYHSVMNPPCLSGCFMFMRLSVLAENDIFFDDRFFMYFEDFDLIRRLHRVAKTLYCPDVSIVHDHEKASYKNKKMLAAHIKSAVRYFNKYGWWFDRERREMNKRVLREIE, encoded by the coding sequence ATGAGCGGAAACAAATTAACGGCGTCGGTTGTCCTGTACGATACGCCGCACGCTCAGATTGAGTCGGTAATGAAATCGGTACTCGATTCAAGGCGTGTGGAACGGCTGTACATCATCGACAATTCTCCGAACGACAAGTGGCGTATTCTTGAAAAAAAGTATCCGTTTATCCGCTATATTCACAACGAGAATCTTGGATACGGCGCAAGCCATAATCTTGCCATGCAGGAAGCGATTGAGGACGGAAGCGTCTACCACGTCGTTTTGAACCCCGACATACGCTTTAATGCGGAAGTACTGCCTTTTCTTGTTGATTTTATGGAGCAAAATCATGATGCGGCGTACGTGCTTCCGAAAGTAATCTTTCCGGATGGAGAACTGCAATATCTGTGCAAGCTGCTTCCGACACCCGGTGATTTGATATTCCGCCGGTTCGTGCCGTCCGCAGGATTTCTCAAAAAATGGAAGGAACGCAAGGACGCGCGATACTGTCTCAAGAATTCCGGCTACCACTCTGTGATGAATCCGCCGTGCCTTTCCGGCTGCTTTATGTTTATGCGGCTTTCAGTCCTTGCGGAAAACGATATTTTCTTTGACGACCGCTTTTTTATGTACTTTGAGGATTTCGACTTAATCCGCCGCTTGCACCGTGTCGCAAAGACGCTGTACTGCCCTGACGTTTCAATCGTTCACGACCACGAGAAGGCTTCGTATAAAAACAAAAAAATGCTCGCCGCGCACATTAAAAGCGCCGTACGCTACTTCAACAAGTACGGCTGGTGGTTCGACCGCGAGCGGCGAGAGATGAATAAGCGGGTGTTGAGGGAGATAGAGTAA
- a CDS encoding glycosyltransferase family 2 protein produces MSKKNKNSLITIVVPIYNSELHIHDCITSIQSQSYDNIEIILVDDGSLDKCPEICDFYANKDSRIHVVHKNNEGSYQARKTGLQNASGEYIAFIDSDDWIAVNYIEELYRTIKNSDADIASCDAFFVHGKKKRVKKEVPAKTGLDTIYKILEGSLDGYTWLKLIRTNLLRQNNFFDIGKISLWEDILFSLEAYYFSNKIAYVSKPLYYYRFNYQSLCNQFSIKSATDIIGIVCNVELFLKSKKIFHLFEKNFNFLKARAKTLILIQVRKMERKNFIGLFPESNQYIYSLFTIPFYNRLEAYCYLNGLSFVGDLLKVLKKFLHRMREKI; encoded by the coding sequence ATGAGTAAAAAGAATAAAAATTCACTTATAACAATCGTAGTTCCAATATATAATTCCGAATTGCATATTCATGATTGTATCACATCTATACAGTCCCAATCATACGATAATATTGAAATTATTCTTGTTGATGATGGTTCTCTGGATAAATGTCCAGAGATTTGTGATTTTTACGCTAATAAAGATTCAAGAATTCATGTAGTTCATAAAAACAACGAGGGATCATATCAGGCTCGAAAAACCGGTTTACAAAATGCATCGGGAGAATACATTGCATTTATTGATAGCGATGATTGGATCGCAGTAAACTATATAGAAGAGTTATATAGAACAATTAAGAATAGCGATGCTGATATAGCCAGTTGCGATGCGTTTTTTGTTCATGGCAAAAAAAAACGAGTGAAAAAAGAAGTTCCTGCAAAAACTGGATTAGATACAATTTATAAGATTCTCGAAGGCTCTCTCGATGGTTACACCTGGTTAAAGTTAATACGAACAAATCTTTTAAGGCAAAATAATTTTTTCGATATTGGTAAGATTTCTTTATGGGAAGATATCTTGTTTTCCTTAGAAGCATATTACTTTTCTAATAAAATAGCCTATGTTTCAAAGCCTCTATATTATTATCGCTTTAATTATCAATCATTATGTAATCAGTTTTCTATAAAGTCAGCAACAGATATAATCGGTATCGTATGTAATGTGGAACTTTTTTTAAAATCAAAAAAAATTTTCCATTTATTCGAGAAGAATTTTAATTTTTTAAAAGCTCGAGCAAAAACGCTCATTTTAATCCAAGTAAGAAAGATGGAACGTAAAAATTTTATTGGTTTATTTCCAGAATCAAACCAGTATATCTACTCTCTATTCACTATTCCTTTTTACAATCGCTTAGAAGCATATTGTTACTTAAATGGGCTGTCTTTTGTCGGGGATTTATTAAAAGTGTTAAAGAAATTTCTCCACAGGATGAGAGAGAAAATATAG
- a CDS encoding lipopolysaccharide biosynthesis protein, with the protein MRQILVLFVGLYTSRIVLKALGVVDFGIFNVVAGVVTMLGFLSNAMTTACQRYFSFDIGKGDERHLKNTYDTSFVIYLIMALFIVVICETIGLWFVNNRLVIPAERLAASRCVLHLSLLTFVITIMSTPFTAIITAYEDMSIYAWMSIFECALKLTLVFLMAHNTRFDNMILYGIIFVFVALCNFIIYQIVCIKKYVVCKIRFFCDFSLIKELLQYVAWNMLTGISGALYNQGLNMVLNIFCGPVVNSARAIASQVNGAVTTFAGRFSSALQPQLIKNYAVKAYDDLYAQLWRGIKLTYALMFVFLLPLSLEILFVLKIWLSTYPDYTPIFTVLTLIATCIEVTTYSLDILAQATGKIRLYQSIVSLLTFCNVPFSILALYAGFPPYIIICIYIICLFISILFRLFMLQKLAANFLISTFIKKVVFPLVLFTLLSFPIPYAVQKLIDIQIVQFFSVVCASVIWVGVLATLLLLEKNEREKLLFLIKQKIFPKRS; encoded by the coding sequence ATGCGGCAGATTCTTGTTCTTTTTGTCGGATTATATACTTCTCGTATAGTATTAAAAGCATTGGGTGTTGTTGATTTCGGCATATTCAACGTTGTGGCTGGAGTGGTTACAATGCTCGGATTTTTGAGTAATGCAATGACAACCGCATGTCAGAGGTATTTTTCTTTTGATATTGGTAAAGGAGATGAGCGGCATTTAAAGAATACCTATGATACTAGTTTTGTTATTTACTTGATAATGGCACTGTTCATCGTAGTCATTTGTGAAACGATAGGTTTATGGTTTGTAAATAACAGACTTGTTATTCCTGCAGAACGTTTGGCAGCAAGTCGTTGTGTTTTGCACCTTTCGCTGCTTACCTTCGTTATCACTATTATGTCAACACCGTTTACTGCAATCATCACTGCATATGAGGATATGTCAATTTATGCTTGGATGAGCATATTTGAATGTGCTTTGAAACTGACTCTTGTTTTTCTTATGGCTCATAATACTCGTTTTGACAATATGATTCTGTATGGTATTATTTTTGTTTTCGTAGCACTATGTAATTTTATAATATATCAAATTGTTTGTATAAAAAAATATGTTGTTTGCAAAATCCGTTTTTTCTGTGACTTTTCACTTATAAAAGAATTGCTTCAATATGTTGCATGGAATATGCTTACAGGTATTTCAGGTGCTTTATATAATCAGGGACTGAATATGGTTCTCAACATATTTTGCGGTCCTGTCGTGAATAGTGCAAGAGCGATTGCTTCTCAGGTGAACGGAGCTGTTACGACTTTTGCCGGTAGATTTTCTTCTGCTTTACAACCTCAGCTGATAAAAAATTATGCAGTAAAAGCTTATGATGATTTATATGCACAATTATGGCGCGGAATAAAACTTACTTATGCCCTTATGTTCGTATTTCTGTTACCGCTTAGTCTTGAAATCCTGTTTGTGCTGAAAATATGGCTGAGCACTTACCCGGATTATACACCGATCTTTACGGTATTAACTTTGATTGCGACATGTATAGAGGTTACGACTTATTCTTTAGACATACTTGCACAGGCGACAGGAAAAATCCGCTTGTACCAAAGTATTGTGAGTCTGCTTACTTTCTGCAATGTGCCGTTTTCAATTCTTGCCTTATATGCCGGTTTTCCTCCATATATAATCATATGTATTTATATCATTTGTCTATTTATCTCTATTCTTTTTCGTCTTTTTATGCTTCAAAAATTGGCAGCTAATTTTCTAATATCTACTTTCATAAAAAAGGTAGTTTTTCCTTTGGTGTTATTTACTTTACTATCCTTTCCAATTCCGTATGCAGTCCAGAAATTGATTGATATACAAATAGTTCAGTTTTTTTCAGTTGTCTGTGCGTCGGTGATTTGGGTCGGAGTTCTTGCTACCTTACTGTTACTAGAAAAAAATGAGCGGGAAAAATTGCTATTCCTTATAAAACAAAAAATATTCCCCAAAAGGAGCTAA